One Amorphoplanes digitatis genomic window carries:
- the hutH gene encoding histidine ammonia-lyase, producing the protein MTVFVEPTGITPADVVAVARHDARVELTDAAREAMARSRDIVDSIEASGRPVYGVSTGFGALANTSIAPERRAELQHALIRSHAAGIGAPMPREVVRAMMLLRVRSLAMGLSGVRPVLAQGLVDLLNNDITPWVPEHGSLGASGDLAPLAHCALALLGEGWVLGKDGARLSAADALHGAGLEPLELAAKEGLALINGTDGMLGMLLLAVEDATHLFAMADVTAALAIEAMLGSDRPFMPELHSIRPHPGQADSAANIHRLLQDSAIMDSHRDDLAHAVQDAYSMRCAPQVAGAARDTCEFARTTAERELRSVVDNPVVLGDGRVESTGNFHGAPLGFAADFLGIAAAEVGAIAERRVDRLLDVTRNRSLPPFLAPDAGVNSGLMIAQYTAAGIVAENRRLASPASVDSLPTSGMQEDHVSMGWASAKKLRTILDNLTSVLAVELIAAVRGIQLRAPLTPSPAGREAVAAVAAFAGEPGPDVFLAPVMEQARGVVSGQALRGAIETTVGPLR; encoded by the coding sequence ATGACAGTTTTTGTTGAACCCACCGGCATCACGCCCGCCGACGTCGTCGCGGTCGCCCGCCACGACGCGCGGGTCGAGCTCACCGACGCCGCCCGCGAGGCGATGGCCCGCAGCCGCGACATCGTCGACTCGATCGAGGCCTCCGGCCGGCCGGTCTACGGGGTGTCGACCGGCTTCGGCGCCCTGGCGAACACCTCCATCGCCCCGGAGCGCCGGGCGGAGTTGCAGCACGCGCTGATCCGCTCGCACGCCGCGGGCATCGGCGCGCCGATGCCGCGCGAGGTGGTCCGCGCGATGATGCTGCTGCGGGTGCGCTCGCTCGCCATGGGCCTGTCCGGTGTCCGGCCGGTGCTCGCGCAGGGCCTTGTCGACCTGCTCAACAACGACATCACGCCGTGGGTGCCCGAGCACGGCTCGCTGGGCGCCTCCGGTGACCTCGCGCCGCTCGCGCACTGCGCGCTGGCGCTGCTCGGCGAGGGCTGGGTGCTGGGCAAGGACGGCGCGCGACTGTCGGCGGCCGACGCGCTGCACGGCGCCGGGCTGGAGCCGCTCGAGCTGGCCGCCAAGGAGGGCCTGGCGCTGATCAACGGCACCGACGGCATGCTCGGCATGCTGCTGCTCGCGGTCGAGGACGCCACGCACCTGTTCGCGATGGCCGACGTGACCGCGGCGCTGGCGATCGAGGCGATGCTCGGCTCCGACCGGCCGTTCATGCCCGAGCTGCACTCCATCCGGCCGCACCCCGGGCAGGCCGACTCGGCGGCGAACATCCACCGGCTGCTACAGGACTCGGCCATCATGGACTCGCACCGCGACGACCTGGCGCACGCCGTGCAGGACGCCTACTCGATGCGCTGCGCACCGCAGGTGGCCGGCGCGGCCCGCGACACGTGCGAGTTCGCCCGGACCACGGCCGAGCGGGAGCTGCGCTCGGTGGTGGACAACCCGGTCGTGCTCGGCGACGGCCGGGTCGAGTCCACCGGAAACTTCCACGGCGCCCCGCTGGGCTTCGCCGCGGACTTTCTCGGTATCGCCGCGGCCGAGGTCGGCGCGATCGCCGAGCGCCGCGTCGACCGGCTGCTGGACGTGACCCGCAACCGGTCGCTGCCGCCGTTCCTCGCGCCGGACGCGGGCGTCAACTCGGGCCTGATGATCGCCCAGTACACGGCCGCCGGGATCGTCGCGGAGAACCGGCGGCTGGCGTCGCCGGCCTCGGTGGACTCGCTGCCGACCAGCGGCATGCAGGAGGACCACGTCTCGATGGGCTGGGCCTCGGCGAAGAAGCTGCGGACCATCCTCGACAACCTGACGAGCGTGCTCGCGGTCGAGCTGATCGCCGCGGTGCGGGGCATCCAGCTGCGTGCGCCGCTGACGCCGTCGCCCGCCGGGCGTGAGGCGGTCGCCGCGGTGGCCGCGTTCGCCGGCGAGCCCGGCCCGGACGTGTTCCTCGCGCCGGTGATGGAGCAGGCCCGCGGGGTCGTCTCCGGGCAGGCGCTGCGGGGCGCGATCGAGACCACGGTCGGGCCGCTGCGGTAA
- the rdgB gene encoding RdgB/HAM1 family non-canonical purine NTP pyrophosphatase: protein MTARLLLATANPKKLLELQRILDRSLGSGGVELVGLGDFPGYPEVPETGLTFGENALIKAREGASRTGLPTVADDSGLSVDALNGMPGVFSARWSGGGDDNANLDLVLAQIGDVADEHRGCAFVCAAALVLPNGREHLVEGRQRGQILRSRRGTGGFGYDPVFLGDGQSRTNAELSPAEKDAISHRGQAFRALSKVIAKELPR, encoded by the coding sequence GTGACCGCCCGGCTCCTGCTGGCCACGGCGAACCCGAAGAAGCTGCTCGAGCTCCAGCGGATCCTCGACCGGTCGCTGGGCTCCGGCGGCGTCGAGCTGGTCGGGCTCGGCGACTTCCCGGGCTACCCGGAGGTGCCGGAGACCGGGCTGACGTTCGGCGAGAACGCGCTGATCAAGGCCCGCGAGGGCGCGTCCCGGACCGGCCTGCCGACCGTCGCCGACGACTCCGGCCTGTCGGTCGACGCGCTCAACGGGATGCCCGGCGTCTTCAGCGCCCGCTGGTCCGGCGGCGGCGACGACAACGCCAACCTGGACCTGGTCCTGGCCCAGATCGGCGACGTGGCGGACGAGCACCGCGGCTGCGCGTTCGTCTGCGCGGCGGCCTTGGTGCTGCCCAACGGCCGGGAGCACCTGGTCGAGGGCCGGCAGCGCGGCCAGATCCTGCGGTCGCGGCGCGGCACGGGTGGCTTCGGCTACGACCCGGTCTTCCTCGGCGACGGGCAGAGCCGGACCAACGCGGAGCTGAGTCCGGCGGAGAAGGACGCGATCAGCCACCGCGGCCAGGCGTTCCGCGCGCTCTCCAAGGTCATCGCCAAGGAGCTTCCCCGCTAG
- a CDS encoding allantoate amidohydrolase, with translation MSAAFARLWAEIAPIGREDNGGYLRYALSEPELRLRDWFRDQADRRDMTVTEDGNGNLFAWWGTPWAPGTVLTGSHFDSVPHGGGYDGPLGIVSAFLAVDLLRERGVTPARPIGVAAFVEEEGGRFGVPCLGSRLMTGAIDPDRAAALRDRDGVTFGEALGARPAGASSLLASRVAAVVELHIEQGRALEVPVGVASAIWPHGRWRMDFTGDGDHAGTTRMIDRHDPMLTFAHTVLAADREARLAGAHATIGRVSVEPNATNAIPSLVRGWLDARAADTPTMERLVEAVVKQAVERAGQDGTQVSVEPESVSPEVAFDTSLAGRLSALLGGAPILPTGAGHDAGVLSAHVPTAMLFVRNPTGVSHAPAEHASDEDCGAGVEALATVLAELT, from the coding sequence ATGAGCGCGGCCTTTGCGCGGCTCTGGGCCGAGATCGCGCCGATCGGCCGCGAAGACAACGGCGGTTATCTCCGGTACGCCCTGAGCGAGCCGGAGCTGAGGTTACGCGACTGGTTCCGCGACCAGGCGGACCGGCGCGACATGACCGTGACCGAGGACGGCAACGGCAACCTGTTCGCCTGGTGGGGCACGCCGTGGGCGCCCGGGACCGTGCTGACCGGCTCGCACTTCGACTCGGTGCCGCACGGCGGCGGGTACGACGGGCCGCTCGGCATCGTCAGCGCGTTCCTCGCCGTCGACCTGCTCCGGGAGCGCGGGGTGACCCCCGCGCGGCCGATCGGCGTCGCCGCCTTCGTCGAGGAGGAGGGCGGCCGCTTCGGCGTGCCCTGCCTCGGCTCGCGGTTGATGACCGGCGCGATCGACCCGGACCGGGCGGCGGCGCTGCGCGACCGCGACGGCGTGACGTTCGGCGAGGCGCTCGGCGCCCGGCCGGCGGGTGCGTCGTCCCTGCTGGCGTCCCGGGTGGCCGCGGTGGTCGAGCTGCACATCGAGCAGGGCCGGGCCCTGGAGGTGCCGGTCGGTGTCGCGAGCGCGATCTGGCCGCACGGCCGCTGGCGGATGGACTTCACCGGCGACGGGGACCACGCGGGCACCACCCGGATGATCGACCGGCACGACCCGATGCTGACGTTCGCGCACACGGTGCTGGCCGCCGACCGGGAGGCGCGGCTCGCCGGTGCGCACGCCACGATCGGCCGGGTCTCGGTCGAGCCGAACGCCACGAACGCGATCCCGTCGCTGGTCCGCGGCTGGCTGGACGCCCGCGCGGCGGACACACCGACGATGGAACGCCTGGTCGAGGCCGTGGTGAAGCAGGCGGTGGAGCGGGCCGGCCAGGACGGCACGCAGGTCAGCGTCGAGCCCGAGTCGGTCTCGCCGGAGGTCGCGTTCGACACTTCGCTGGCCGGGCGGCTGTCCGCCCTGCTCGGCGGCGCGCCGATCCTGCCGACCGGCGCCGGTCACGACGCGGGCGTGCTGTCGGCGCACGTGCCGACCGCGATGCTCTTCGTCCGCAACCCCACCGGGGTCTCGCACGCACCCGCCGAGCACGCGTCCGATGAGGACTGCGGCGCCGGCGTCGAGGCGCTGGCGACCGTTCTCGCGGAGTTGACATGA
- a CDS encoding formimidoylglutamate deiminase, with the protein MTYFAEHAWVGGAVARNVRIEVSDGRFTAVTPDSPAGGTRLPGLVLPGLANAHSHAFHRALRGRTHGDRGSFWTWRELMYSVAGRLDPDSYLALARAVYGEMALAGITCVGEFHYLHHGPDGTAYDDPNAMGHALIEAAREAGIRITLLDTLYLTSSVDGKPLEGVQRRFGDRGLDGWEDRVAALRPAPHALIGAAVHSVRAVPARFLTGLAGRAPLHVHLSEQRAENEQCKAVHGCTPTELLLRHGILGPGTTAVHATHLTDADVKALGGSGTNVCLCPTTERDLADGIGRGRDLADAGVTLSLGSDSQAVIDLFEEARGVELDERLATERRGHFTPAELLSAATAHGSLGWSDAGRIAVGDRADLVAVSLESVRTAGVDPAGAVFAATAADVTHVVADGRLIVDEGRHTGFDVASALREALS; encoded by the coding sequence ATGACCTACTTCGCCGAGCACGCGTGGGTCGGCGGTGCCGTCGCGCGCAACGTGCGGATCGAGGTGAGCGACGGCCGCTTCACCGCGGTGACCCCGGACTCGCCTGCCGGCGGCACCCGGCTGCCCGGCCTGGTGCTGCCCGGGCTGGCGAACGCGCACTCGCACGCGTTCCACCGGGCGTTGCGCGGCCGCACGCACGGCGACCGCGGCAGCTTCTGGACCTGGCGCGAGCTGATGTACTCCGTGGCCGGGCGCCTCGACCCCGACAGCTACCTGGCCCTGGCCCGGGCCGTGTACGGCGAGATGGCCCTGGCCGGGATCACCTGCGTCGGCGAGTTCCACTACCTGCACCACGGGCCGGACGGCACCGCGTACGACGATCCGAACGCGATGGGGCACGCGCTCATCGAGGCAGCCCGCGAGGCCGGCATCCGGATCACGTTGCTGGACACCCTCTACCTGACGTCCAGCGTGGACGGCAAGCCGCTCGAGGGCGTGCAGCGCCGCTTCGGCGACCGGGGCCTCGACGGCTGGGAGGACCGGGTCGCCGCGCTGCGGCCCGCGCCGCACGCGCTGATCGGCGCGGCGGTGCACTCGGTACGGGCCGTGCCCGCGCGTTTCCTCACCGGGCTCGCCGGACGCGCCCCGCTGCACGTGCACCTGTCGGAGCAGCGCGCCGAGAACGAACAGTGCAAGGCCGTGCATGGCTGCACACCCACCGAGCTGCTGCTGCGGCACGGCATCCTCGGCCCGGGCACCACCGCCGTCCACGCGACCCACCTCACCGACGCCGACGTCAAGGCGCTCGGCGGCAGCGGCACGAACGTCTGCCTGTGCCCGACCACCGAACGCGACCTGGCCGACGGCATCGGCCGCGGCCGGGACCTGGCCGACGCCGGGGTCACGCTGAGCCTCGGCAGCGACAGCCAGGCCGTCATCGACCTCTTCGAGGAGGCCCGCGGCGTCGAGCTGGACGAGCGGCTCGCCACCGAGCGGCGCGGCCACTTCACCCCGGCCGAGCTGCTCTCTGCGGCGACCGCGCACGGCTCGCTTGGCTGGTCGGACGCCGGCCGCATCGCCGTCGGCGACCGGGCCGACCTGGTCGCGGTCTCGCTGGAGAGCGTCCGCACGGCCGGCGTCGACCCGGCCGGCGCGGTGTTCGCGGCGACGGCCGCCGACGTCACCCACGTGGTCGCCGACGGCCGCCTCATCGTGGACGAAGGCCGGCACACCGGCTTCGACGTGGCCTCAGCACTGCGGGAGGCCCTGTCATGA
- the hutU gene encoding urocanate hydratase gives MSIRATRGTARTAKGWPQEAAKRMLMNNLDPDVAERPDDLVVYGGTGRAARDWPSFHAIVRELDVLADDETLLVQSGRPVGVFRTHEWAPRVLLANSNLVGDWATWPEFRRLEKLGLTMYGQMTAGSWIYIGTQGILQGTYETFAAVAAKRYGGDLSGTLTLTAGCGGMGGAQPLAVTMNGGACLIVDVDESRLRRRVKDRYLDTVAADLDDAVAQAEAAKRDRVARSIGVVGNAAEVFPELLRRGVAIDIVTDQTSAHDPLSYVPIGVDVADYAEYAAAKPEEFTERARASMAAHVEAMVGFLDGGAEVFDYGNSIRGEAQLGGYERAFAFPGFVPAYIRPLFAEGKGPFRWAALSGDPADIAATDRAVLDLFPENEPLARWIRMAGERVAFQGLPARICWLGYGERDKAGVRFNDMVARGEVSAPLVIGRDHLDAGSVASPYRETEAMLDGSDAIADWPLLNAMINTASGASWVSIHHGGGVGIGRSIHAGQVCVADGTALAGQKIERVLTNDPGMGVIRHVDAGYESAAAADVHIPMRDS, from the coding sequence ATGTCGATCCGAGCGACGCGCGGCACCGCCCGTACCGCCAAGGGGTGGCCCCAGGAGGCCGCCAAGCGGATGCTGATGAACAACCTCGACCCCGACGTCGCCGAGCGCCCCGACGACCTGGTGGTCTACGGCGGCACCGGGCGCGCGGCCCGGGACTGGCCCTCGTTCCACGCGATCGTGCGGGAGCTGGACGTGCTCGCGGACGACGAGACACTGCTGGTGCAGTCGGGCCGGCCGGTCGGCGTGTTCCGCACCCACGAGTGGGCGCCGCGGGTGCTGCTGGCGAACTCGAACCTGGTCGGCGACTGGGCCACCTGGCCGGAGTTCCGCCGCCTGGAGAAGCTCGGCCTGACCATGTACGGCCAGATGACCGCCGGCTCCTGGATCTACATCGGCACCCAGGGCATCCTCCAGGGCACCTACGAGACGTTCGCGGCCGTCGCGGCCAAGCGCTACGGCGGCGACCTGTCGGGGACGCTCACGCTGACCGCCGGCTGCGGCGGCATGGGCGGCGCGCAGCCGCTCGCGGTGACGATGAACGGCGGCGCCTGCCTGATCGTCGACGTGGACGAGTCCCGGCTGCGCCGCCGGGTCAAGGACCGCTACCTGGACACGGTGGCCGCGGACCTGGACGACGCCGTCGCGCAGGCCGAGGCGGCCAAGCGGGACCGCGTCGCGCGGAGCATCGGCGTGGTGGGCAACGCCGCCGAGGTCTTCCCCGAGCTGCTGCGCCGGGGCGTGGCGATCGACATCGTCACCGACCAGACCAGCGCGCACGACCCGCTGAGCTACGTGCCGATCGGCGTCGACGTGGCCGACTACGCCGAGTACGCCGCGGCCAAGCCGGAGGAGTTCACCGAGCGGGCCCGGGCGAGCATGGCGGCGCACGTCGAGGCCATGGTCGGCTTCCTGGACGGCGGCGCCGAGGTGTTCGACTACGGCAACTCGATCCGCGGTGAGGCACAGCTCGGCGGCTACGAGCGGGCGTTCGCGTTCCCCGGCTTCGTGCCGGCGTACATCCGGCCGCTGTTCGCCGAGGGCAAGGGTCCGTTCCGCTGGGCGGCGCTCTCCGGCGACCCGGCCGACATCGCCGCCACCGACCGCGCGGTGCTGGACCTCTTCCCCGAGAACGAGCCGCTGGCCCGGTGGATCCGGATGGCCGGCGAGCGGGTCGCGTTCCAGGGGCTGCCGGCGCGGATCTGCTGGCTCGGCTACGGCGAGCGGGACAAGGCCGGCGTGCGCTTCAACGACATGGTCGCCCGCGGCGAGGTCTCCGCGCCGCTGGTCATCGGCCGCGACCACCTCGACGCCGGTTCGGTCGCCTCGCCGTACCGCGAGACCGAGGCGATGCTGGACGGCTCGGACGCGATCGCCGACTGGCCGCTGCTCAACGCGATGATCAACACCGCGAGCGGGGCCAGCTGGGTCTCGATCCACCACGGCGGCGGCGTCGGCATCGGCCGCTCGATCCACGCCGGCCAGGTCTGCGTCGCCGACGGCACCGCGCTGGCCGGCCAGAAGATCGAGCGGGTGCTCACCAACGACCCCGGCATGGGCGTGATCCGGCACGTCGACGCCGGCTACGAGTCCGCGGCCGCCGCGGACGTGCACATCCCGATGAGGGACTCATGA
- the hutI gene encoding imidazolonepropionase, producing the protein MSLLVTNIGELVTNDPDTGVLLDAAVVLDGERIVWAGPRLSAPDADERLDAGGGAVIPGFVDSHAHLVFAGDRAGEFEARMNGEPYTGGGIRTTVAATRAAGDDELLAGARRLVLEARRQGTTTVEIKSGYGLSVEDEARSLRIARQLTDETTFLGAHVVPAEYADDPDGYVALVSGPMLEAVTPYAKWIDVFCDRGAFDGDQAREVLTAGVKAGLMPRVHANQLVAGPGVRLAVELGAASADHCTHLSDADVAALAGSETVATLLPGAEFSTRSPYPDARRLLDAGVTVALATDCNPGSSYTSSMPFCLALAVREMRMTPAEALWAATAGGARALRRDDIGVVRAGARGDLVVLDAPSYLHLAYRPGVPLIKTVLHDGVPQ; encoded by the coding sequence ATGAGTCTTCTGGTCACCAACATCGGTGAGCTGGTCACCAACGATCCCGACACCGGGGTGCTGCTCGACGCGGCCGTGGTTCTCGACGGCGAGCGGATCGTCTGGGCCGGGCCTCGGCTCAGCGCACCCGACGCCGACGAGCGCCTCGACGCCGGCGGCGGGGCGGTAATACCCGGCTTCGTGGACAGCCACGCGCACCTCGTCTTCGCCGGCGACCGGGCCGGCGAGTTCGAGGCGCGGATGAACGGCGAGCCGTACACCGGCGGCGGCATCCGCACGACCGTCGCCGCCACCCGCGCCGCCGGCGACGACGAGCTGCTGGCGGGTGCGCGGCGGCTCGTGCTGGAGGCACGGCGGCAGGGCACCACCACGGTCGAGATCAAGAGCGGCTACGGCCTGAGCGTCGAGGACGAGGCCCGCAGCCTGCGGATCGCCCGGCAGCTCACCGACGAGACCACGTTCCTCGGCGCGCACGTCGTCCCGGCCGAGTACGCCGACGACCCCGACGGCTACGTCGCGCTGGTCAGCGGGCCGATGCTCGAGGCCGTCACGCCGTACGCGAAATGGATCGACGTCTTCTGCGACCGGGGCGCCTTCGACGGTGACCAGGCCCGGGAGGTGCTGACCGCGGGCGTGAAGGCCGGGCTGATGCCGCGGGTGCACGCCAACCAGCTCGTCGCCGGGCCGGGCGTGCGGCTCGCCGTCGAGCTCGGCGCCGCCAGCGCCGATCACTGCACCCACCTGAGCGACGCGGACGTCGCCGCCCTGGCCGGCTCGGAGACCGTCGCGACGCTGCTGCCCGGCGCCGAGTTCTCGACCCGCTCGCCGTACCCGGACGCCCGCCGGCTGCTCGACGCCGGCGTGACCGTCGCCCTGGCGACGGACTGCAACCCGGGTTCGTCGTACACGTCCTCGATGCCGTTCTGCCTGGCGCTCGCCGTCCGCGAGATGCGGATGACGCCGGCGGAGGCCCTGTGGGCCGCGACCGCGGGCGGCGCCCGCGCGCTGCGCCGCGACGACATCGGCGTCGTGCGCGCCGGGGCGCGCGGCGACCTCGTCGTCCTCGACGCCCCCTCCTACCTGCACCTGGCCTACCGGCCCGGCGTTCCCCTGATCAAGACAGTTCTGCACGACGGAGTGCCCCAATGA
- the rph gene encoding ribonuclease PH: MARPDGRESGQLRPVTLTRRWSIHPEGSVLVEFGDTRVLCTASVTEGVPRWRKGSGLGWVTAEYAMLPRATNTRGDRESVKGKVGGRTQEISRLIGRSLRACIDLKALGENSIVLDCDVLQADGGTRTAAITGAYVALHDAVTWLAERKSLAGKPAAVMHRSIQAVSVGVIDGEPRLDLMYLEDVAAEVDMNVVCTGDGDFVEVQGTGEANVFRRDQLDALLDLGVLGCAELAAAQQKALAS; the protein is encoded by the coding sequence ATGGCGCGACCTGACGGCCGAGAGTCCGGCCAACTACGACCCGTGACCCTGACCCGCCGGTGGAGCATCCATCCGGAGGGATCGGTGCTCGTCGAGTTCGGCGACACCCGGGTCCTCTGCACCGCGAGCGTGACCGAGGGCGTTCCGCGCTGGCGCAAGGGCTCCGGCCTCGGCTGGGTCACCGCGGAGTACGCGATGCTCCCGCGCGCGACGAACACCCGCGGCGACCGGGAGAGCGTCAAGGGCAAGGTCGGCGGCCGTACCCAGGAGATCTCCCGGCTGATCGGCCGCAGCCTGCGGGCGTGCATCGACCTGAAGGCACTCGGCGAGAATTCGATCGTGCTGGACTGCGACGTGCTCCAGGCCGACGGCGGCACCCGGACGGCGGCGATCACCGGTGCCTACGTGGCGCTGCACGACGCGGTGACCTGGCTCGCCGAGCGCAAGTCGCTGGCGGGCAAGCCGGCCGCGGTCATGCACCGCTCGATCCAGGCCGTCAGCGTCGGCGTCATCGACGGCGAGCCCCGCCTCGACCTGATGTACCTCGAGGACGTCGCCGCCGAGGTGGACATGAACGTGGTCTGCACCGGCGACGGCGACTTCGTCGAGGTGCAGGGCACCGGCGAGGCGAACGTCTTCCGCCGCGACCAGCTCGACGCGCTGCTCGACCTGGGCGTCCTCGGCTGCGCCGAGCTGGCCGCCGCCCAGCAGAAGGCCCTGGCGTCGTGA
- a CDS encoding capsular polysaccharide synthesis protein yields MRPNTTGLRRRLARAGQAASGNLRLPVRPAAAPVTVVNLAPNPSFRSGRADGTFDRPLDPDGVYVHPHSAARSAPVPGLGVTGALVTGAGANNDSHIAPGGRDQAGDLRLGMRPGGTYTAGVSVFLPGPLTGALNPYALRIIPGCVRGGTANFHLAASPPARNEYGDHRVSVTFTLPENATAAWIRLLAGMSQGHGEAYWHSFSLTEGDAPVAYFDGDTDDDVFFTYVWLGTPGASPSRRTLRPYREILARTDRRAIADEAARLGRAGAAAEADALVAGLAAQRDPVYRLAAARRLVDRGEYAAARHRLRKMIKTDDETGDAAVELGRLHERRRDWAGAELLYREAAAKRPDDRERFYRRAYMLDKLQRRDDSKKAAGQGLAVDSDLPFDGRAVLDLDVKCFGARREVGLFLAEHLDQIRRQARQRLDRPAVTALEMPIFIYWAQGFESAPPLVRRCAQTLRENNPHAQVHELSDANLAYYVDMPADLCDALGDNKTNFSDLVRLALLEKFGGIWVDATVYAPVALSEPVAAALGDSGFFAFNYHGPYISNWFLAARPGSYVAHLWRAAMYLWWEQRGELIDYFLAHHVFEMLYHLDADFAAEWDKGNRISTRPAHALQQAMLQPYDAADFDRLLSGSFAHKLRYKYQPQQVTSESYLAHLVRGDHRS; encoded by the coding sequence ATGCGTCCGAACACGACAGGTCTTCGGCGCCGCCTGGCCCGGGCCGGCCAGGCGGCGTCCGGCAACCTGCGACTGCCAGTACGCCCCGCCGCGGCGCCGGTCACGGTCGTCAATCTCGCGCCGAACCCGTCGTTCCGGTCCGGGCGCGCGGACGGCACGTTCGACCGGCCGCTCGACCCGGACGGCGTCTATGTCCACCCGCACAGCGCGGCCCGCTCGGCGCCGGTGCCCGGCCTGGGTGTCACCGGCGCCCTGGTGACCGGCGCGGGCGCGAACAACGACAGCCACATCGCGCCGGGCGGCCGGGACCAGGCCGGTGACCTCCGGCTCGGCATGCGGCCCGGCGGCACCTACACGGCCGGCGTCTCGGTCTTCCTGCCCGGGCCGCTCACCGGCGCGCTCAACCCGTACGCGCTGCGGATCATCCCCGGCTGCGTGCGGGGCGGCACGGCGAACTTCCACCTGGCCGCGTCGCCGCCGGCCCGCAACGAGTACGGCGACCACCGCGTCAGCGTCACCTTCACCCTGCCGGAGAACGCCACCGCCGCCTGGATACGCCTGCTCGCGGGGATGTCGCAGGGCCACGGCGAGGCGTACTGGCACTCCTTCTCGCTGACCGAGGGCGACGCGCCCGTGGCGTACTTCGACGGCGACACCGACGACGACGTGTTCTTCACCTACGTCTGGCTGGGGACACCCGGCGCCTCGCCGTCGCGGCGCACACTGCGGCCGTACCGGGAGATCCTCGCCCGGACCGACCGCCGGGCGATCGCCGACGAGGCCGCGCGCCTCGGGCGAGCCGGCGCGGCCGCCGAGGCCGACGCGCTGGTCGCCGGCCTCGCCGCCCAACGGGACCCGGTCTACCGGCTCGCCGCCGCGCGCCGCCTGGTGGACCGCGGTGAGTACGCCGCGGCCCGGCACCGGCTGCGCAAGATGATCAAGACCGACGACGAGACCGGGGACGCCGCCGTCGAGCTGGGCCGCCTGCACGAGCGCAGGCGCGACTGGGCCGGCGCCGAGCTGCTCTACCGGGAGGCCGCCGCCAAGCGGCCGGACGACCGCGAGCGCTTCTACCGCCGGGCATACATGCTGGACAAGCTCCAGCGCCGCGACGACAGCAAGAAGGCCGCCGGCCAGGGACTGGCCGTCGACAGCGACCTGCCGTTCGACGGCAGGGCCGTGCTGGACCTGGACGTGAAGTGCTTCGGCGCGCGGCGCGAGGTCGGCCTCTTCCTCGCCGAGCACCTCGATCAGATCCGCCGGCAGGCCCGTCAGCGCCTCGACCGCCCGGCCGTCACCGCGCTCGAGATGCCGATCTTCATCTACTGGGCGCAGGGCTTCGAGTCCGCGCCGCCGCTGGTGCGGCGCTGCGCGCAGACGCTGCGGGAGAACAACCCGCATGCGCAGGTGCACGAGCTGTCGGACGCGAACCTGGCCTACTACGTGGACATGCCTGCCGACCTGTGCGACGCGCTGGGCGACAACAAGACCAACTTCTCCGATCTGGTACGCCTGGCGCTGCTGGAGAAGTTCGGCGGCATCTGGGTCGACGCGACCGTGTACGCACCGGTGGCGCTGAGCGAGCCGGTGGCCGCCGCGCTCGGCGACAGCGGCTTCTTCGCCTTCAACTACCACGGGCCGTACATCTCGAACTGGTTCCTCGCCGCCCGGCCCGGCAGCTATGTGGCACACCTGTGGCGCGCCGCGATGTACCTGTGGTGGGAGCAGCGCGGCGAGCTGATCGACTACTTCCTCGCGCACCACGTCTTCGAGATGCTGTACCACCTCGACGCCGACTTCGCCGCCGAGTGGGACAAGGGCAACCGGATCAGCACCCGGCCGGCGCACGCGTTGCAGCAGGCGATGTTGCAGCCGTACGACGCCGCGGACTTCGACCGCCTGCTGAGCGGCTCGTTCGCGCACAAGCTGCGGTACAAGTACCAGCCGCAGCAGGTGACGAGCGAGTCCTACCTCGCGCACCTGGTCCGCGGCGACCACCGGTCCTAG